A genomic segment from Clostridium pasteurianum BC1 encodes:
- a CDS encoding GGGtGRT protein, whose amino-acid sequence MALFESYERRIDQIIPVLKEYGINTIEEAKAVCDEKGINVYDIVKGIQPICFENACWAYTVGAAIAIKKGCTKAAEAAEAIGLGLQAFCIPGSVADDRKVGLGHGNLAAMLLREETKCFAFLAGHESFAAAEGAIGLARSANKVRKEPLKVILNGLGKDAAFIISRINGFTYVQTKFDYYTGKLDVVKETAYSDGERAKVRCYGADDVREGVAIMHSEGVDVSITGNSTNPTRFQHPVAGTYKKECVDQGKKYFSVASGGGTGRTLHPDNMAAGPASYGMTDTMGRMHSDAQFAGSSSVPAHVEMMGLIGMGNNPMVGATVAVAVAIEETSR is encoded by the coding sequence ATGGCATTATTTGAAAGTTATGAAAGAAGAATTGACCAAATTATACCTGTATTAAAAGAATACGGCATAAACACAATAGAAGAAGCTAAGGCTGTTTGTGATGAAAAGGGAATAAACGTTTATGATATAGTTAAAGGCATTCAACCAATTTGTTTTGAAAATGCGTGTTGGGCTTACACTGTAGGTGCTGCAATCGCTATTAAAAAAGGATGTACTAAGGCTGCTGAAGCTGCTGAAGCAATAGGATTAGGCTTACAAGCTTTCTGTATTCCTGGATCAGTTGCAGATGACAGAAAAGTTGGTTTAGGCCATGGAAACTTAGCAGCAATGCTTTTAAGAGAAGAAACTAAATGTTTTGCTTTCCTTGCTGGACACGAATCATTTGCAGCTGCTGAAGGTGCAATTGGATTAGCTAGATCAGCAAATAAAGTAAGAAAAGAGCCTTTGAAAGTTATACTTAACGGTCTTGGAAAAGATGCTGCATTTATAATTTCAAGAATAAATGGATTTACATACGTGCAGACTAAATTTGATTACTATACTGGAAAATTAGATGTAGTTAAAGAAACAGCTTACTCAGACGGAGAAAGAGCTAAAGTTAGATGCTATGGCGCTGATGACGTAAGAGAAGGTGTTGCTATAATGCATAGTGAAGGCGTTGACGTTTCAATAACAGGAAACTCAACTAACCCAACAAGATTCCAACATCCAGTTGCTGGAACATACAAAAAAGAATGTGTTGATCAAGGAAAGAAATACTTCTCAGTTGCATCAGGTGGTGGTACTGGAAGAACTCTTCACCCAGATAACATGGCAGCAGGTCCTGCTTCATACGGTATGACTGATACTATGGGAAGAATGCATTCAGATGCACAATTCGCAGGTTCATCATCAGTTCCAGCTCACGTTGAAATGATGGGTCTTATCGGAATGGGTAACAACCCAATGGTTGGAGCTACAGTTGCAGTAGCAGTTGCTATTGAAGAAACTTCAAGATAA
- a CDS encoding iron-sulfur cluster assembly scaffold protein — translation MIYSTEVSSMMCVAKGPNHGPAPIPEEGKWVQAKEIKDISGLTHGIGWCAPQQGACKLTLNVKDGIIEEALVETIGCSGMTHSAAMASEILPGKTILEALNTDLVCDAINTAMRELFLQIVYGRSQTAFSEGGLPIGAGLEDLGKGLRSQVGTMYGTKAKGTRYLEMAEGYVKHLALDANNEVIGYEFVNLGKVMDMIKKGVDANEAMEKATSSYGRFAEAVKVIDPRHE, via the coding sequence ATGATTTACTCAACAGAAGTATCAAGTATGATGTGTGTTGCTAAAGGACCTAACCACGGACCAGCACCAATACCAGAAGAAGGAAAATGGGTACAAGCTAAAGAAATTAAAGATATATCAGGATTAACACATGGAATAGGTTGGTGCGCTCCACAACAGGGTGCATGTAAACTAACTCTTAATGTTAAAGATGGTATAATCGAAGAAGCATTAGTAGAAACAATTGGATGTTCAGGAATGACTCATTCAGCTGCAATGGCTTCAGAAATACTTCCAGGAAAAACTATACTTGAAGCATTAAACACTGACTTAGTTTGTGATGCTATAAATACTGCAATGAGAGAATTATTTTTACAGATAGTATACGGAAGAAGCCAAACTGCTTTCTCAGAAGGTGGACTACCTATCGGAGCAGGTCTTGAAGATTTAGGAAAAGGACTTAGAAGCCAAGTTGGTACTATGTACGGAACTAAAGCTAAGGGAACTAGATATTTAGAAATGGCTGAAGGATATGTTAAACACTTAGCATTAGATGCTAATAACGAAGTTATAGGTTACGAATTCGTAAACCTTGGTAAAGTTATGGATATGATTAAAAAGGGTGTGGACGCTAACGAAGCAATGGAAAAAGCTACTTCAAGTTATGGTAGATTTGCAGAAGCTGTAAAAGTTATCGATCCAAGACATGAATAA